The Flavobacterium marginilacus genome window below encodes:
- the msrB gene encoding peptide-methionine (R)-S-oxide reductase MsrB, with product MKTKSFFCILLFLPLFIFEACGQNKEVKNSEMTSVETNSSRAKNPYYSHTDTTKLNLTDAEWKKILPEDVYLVSRKADTERPFTGKYWNTDVKGTYYCAACGNTLFRSGAKFSSSCGWPSFFEQENKKSIVFREDNSIGMERIEALCGRCGGHLGHLFDDGPAPTGKRYCMNSIALDFTPDAK from the coding sequence ATGAAAACAAAATCTTTTTTTTGCATTTTACTGTTTCTTCCCCTATTTATTTTTGAAGCTTGCGGACAGAATAAAGAAGTGAAAAATTCGGAAATGACATCCGTTGAAACCAATTCAAGCAGAGCTAAAAACCCCTATTATTCGCATACCGATACTACAAAACTGAATTTAACAGATGCCGAATGGAAAAAAATTCTGCCAGAAGACGTTTATTTAGTTTCCCGCAAAGCAGATACTGAAAGACCTTTTACAGGCAAATATTGGAATACCGATGTAAAAGGAACTTATTACTGCGCAGCCTGCGGTAATACACTTTTTCGATCTGGAGCAAAATTTTCGAGCAGCTGCGGATGGCCAAGTTTTTTTGAACAGGAAAACAAAAAAAGCATTGTATTTAGAGAAGATAATTCTATCGGCATGGAAAGAATAGAAGCCCTCTGTGGCAGATGCGGCGGACATCTTGGCCATTTATTTGATGACGGGCCGGCTCCAACCGGCAAAAGATACTGCATGAATTCCATTGCACTTGATTTTACACCAGATGCTAAATAA
- a CDS encoding MASE1 domain-containing protein, whose amino-acid sequence MYKLDINDYYTPFFLKSQFFKIILVAFVFNVLAFLSFRITVSPDNLSPIFPDVGFALAAVLIIGRKAIAGVWAGSFVANIFSFWDVCKMLDKSLLEIILSSASVATGVVIGVAISAYLINLINKGEYPLKTGFSVIAFLGVSILYCGICSLLCVSAISFWELSTPNHFISNWTTLWKGDLIGTILITPFLISWFYRHHIKIISTSLLEAISLGLATILVCVLIAFDHSSDQYLFIIILLWATFRFRIRGVSILASMFALLSSIYGYLGYGSFVVVNSEDSLININPFFGLTTVIALILSGYYSDYLHHKLEPQKAN is encoded by the coding sequence ATGTACAAGTTAGATATAAACGATTATTACACTCCATTTTTTTTAAAATCTCAGTTTTTTAAAATTATTTTGGTAGCATTTGTTTTCAATGTACTTGCCTTTTTGAGTTTTAGAATAACTGTTTCCCCAGACAATTTATCGCCAATTTTCCCAGATGTTGGATTTGCGCTTGCTGCTGTATTAATTATAGGACGCAAAGCTATAGCTGGAGTCTGGGCAGGGTCATTTGTTGCGAATATATTTTCATTCTGGGATGTCTGCAAAATGCTGGACAAATCATTACTCGAAATTATACTCTCATCAGCATCTGTAGCGACAGGAGTAGTAATTGGAGTAGCTATTAGTGCTTACTTAATTAATTTAATCAACAAAGGCGAATATCCTTTAAAAACAGGATTTTCAGTTATAGCCTTTTTAGGAGTCAGTATTTTATATTGCGGCATCTGTTCTTTATTATGTGTTTCAGCTATTTCGTTTTGGGAATTGAGTACCCCAAACCATTTCATTTCCAATTGGACAACTCTATGGAAAGGTGATTTAATCGGCACAATACTCATAACCCCATTTTTAATATCCTGGTTCTATCGTCATCACATAAAAATTATTTCGACATCACTTTTAGAAGCAATATCATTAGGATTAGCAACAATATTAGTCTGTGTACTAATTGCTTTTGACCATTCAAGTGATCAATACCTATTCATTATAATACTATTGTGGGCTACATTTCGCTTTAGAATAAGAGGAGTATCAATCTTAGCCTCAATGTTTGCTCTTTTATCATCAATATATGGATACCTAGGCTATGGTTCATTTGTAGTAGTCAACTCCGAAGATTCACTGATCAACATTAATCCTTTTTTTGGATTAACAACAGTTATCGCCTTAATATTATCAGGATACTATTCTGATTATTTACATCATAAACTAGAACCTCAAAAAGCTAACTAA
- a CDS encoding type I phosphomannose isomerase catalytic subunit: MSSKIYPLQFDAILKERIWGGEKLKTILNKPITSSITGESWELSTVEGDISVVANGDYKGKSLTELINEYPNEILGTAVHERFGKQFPLLFKYLDAREDLSIQVHPNDELAKKRHNSFGKTEMWYVMQADTDARIIVGFKNDSSAKEYMDHLNDKTLIDILDTVKAKPGDVFFLETGTVHAIGAGLVIAEIQQTSDITYRLYDFDRKDAQGNTRELHVDLALDAINYKKVDTYKEYAKEVNISNTVVDCPYFTTNFIPLENEKNVVNSGASFVVYMCAEGSFEIDYEGVAYQYKKGDTILIPAVMKDYNLKGKASILEIYIS, encoded by the coding sequence ATGAGTTCAAAAATTTATCCATTACAGTTTGATGCAATTCTTAAAGAAAGAATCTGGGGAGGCGAAAAATTAAAAACTATTCTGAATAAGCCAATTACATCTAGTATTACTGGAGAAAGCTGGGAACTGTCTACAGTGGAAGGTGATATTAGTGTTGTTGCAAATGGTGATTATAAAGGAAAATCATTGACCGAATTAATCAATGAATATCCAAATGAAATTCTGGGAACTGCTGTTCATGAAAGATTTGGAAAACAATTTCCATTACTTTTCAAATATTTGGATGCCCGCGAAGATCTTTCTATTCAGGTGCATCCTAATGATGAATTAGCAAAAAAACGTCACAATTCTTTTGGTAAAACAGAAATGTGGTACGTTATGCAGGCTGATACCGATGCCAGAATCATTGTTGGATTTAAGAATGATTCCAGCGCCAAGGAATATATGGATCATCTCAATGATAAAACACTGATTGATATATTAGATACTGTAAAAGCAAAACCAGGAGATGTTTTTTTCTTAGAAACAGGGACGGTTCACGCTATTGGAGCAGGGCTGGTCATAGCCGAAATACAGCAGACCTCGGATATCACTTATCGTTTATATGATTTTGACAGGAAAGATGCTCAGGGAAATACCCGAGAACTTCACGTTGATTTGGCTTTGGACGCTATTAATTATAAAAAAGTCGATACTTATAAAGAATATGCCAAAGAAGTAAATATATCGAATACAGTAGTTGACTGCCCTTACTTTACAACTAATTTTATTCCGCTGGAAAATGAAAAGAATGTAGTTAATTCTGGGGCTTCTTTTGTTGTATATATGTGCGCAGAAGGTTCGTTTGAAATTGATTATGAAGGTGTGGCATATCAATATAAAAAAGGAGACACAATTCTTATTCCAGCAGTGATGAAGGATTATAATTTGAAGGGAAAAGCTTCAATTTTAGAAATTTATATTTCATAG
- a CDS encoding ISAon1 family transposase N-terminal region protein — protein MTFIDLLKFMLPDFLVDHFEVVSANETQEILHLYFEEKAKAPKEFDTLELASKGFVDEITIQDFPLRGKFVYLHIKRRRWTNKTNGEILKRDWTLVAKGTRMTQEFAAFLKEINR, from the coding sequence ATGACTTTTATAGATCTTTTGAAATTTATGCTGCCTGATTTTTTAGTTGACCACTTTGAGGTGGTTTCTGCTAATGAAACTCAGGAGATATTGCACCTATACTTTGAAGAAAAAGCTAAAGCTCCTAAAGAGTTTGATACACTTGAATTAGCATCAAAGGGATTTGTGGATGAAATTACCATTCAGGATTTCCCTCTACGAGGTAAGTTTGTGTATTTACATATCAAAAGACGTCGTTGGACTAATAAAACCAATGGAGAAATCCTTAAAAGAGATTGGACCTTAGTTGCTAAAGGAACCCGCATGACTCAAGAGTTTGCGGCTTTTTTAAAAGAAATCAATAGATAA
- a CDS encoding ISAon1 family transposase, whose product MDNSATDCHTIGRFFGVNGKKLQRQYKKHLSSFNTWAPREHAHQWILYPENIGTHLSIDEVALSQGELYTIVTNKKFKGKQGRLVAIIAGTKADKVIEHISKIDYKKRSGVQEITLDMANSMKLISKKCFPKAIQVTDRFHVQKLALEAMQEIRIKHRWEAMDLENQLIMQAKKENKTFIQELLPNGDSLKQLLARSRYVLYKSREKWTEHQNERAQLLFELYPDIKKAYGLSQQLRGVYNNNNDKHVAMTKLAHWYRNVEESGFKNFNILLNTVTLNYQSILNYFDNRSTNASAESFNAKIKAFRSQFRGVRKIDFFLFRLSNIFA is encoded by the coding sequence ATAGATAACAGCGCCACCGACTGCCATACCATCGGAAGGTTTTTCGGGGTCAACGGAAAAAAACTTCAAAGACAGTATAAAAAACACCTGAGCTCCTTTAATACTTGGGCTCCACGAGAACATGCCCATCAATGGATTCTTTACCCTGAAAACATAGGTACACACTTATCGATTGATGAAGTAGCTTTGTCTCAAGGAGAGCTTTACACCATTGTAACCAACAAGAAGTTCAAAGGCAAACAAGGTCGCTTAGTGGCTATTATTGCTGGAACAAAGGCAGATAAAGTCATAGAACACATTAGTAAGATTGATTATAAAAAAAGAAGTGGTGTTCAAGAGATAACACTGGACATGGCTAATTCTATGAAACTGATCTCCAAAAAATGCTTCCCAAAAGCAATACAGGTCACTGACAGATTCCATGTTCAAAAATTAGCATTAGAAGCCATGCAAGAAATCAGAATCAAACATCGCTGGGAAGCTATGGATCTTGAGAATCAATTGATAATGCAAGCCAAAAAAGAGAATAAAACATTTATACAGGAGCTCTTGCCTAATGGAGATTCCTTAAAACAGCTTTTGGCAAGAAGCAGATATGTACTTTATAAATCTCGCGAAAAATGGACTGAGCACCAAAATGAGAGAGCGCAATTGTTATTTGAGTTATATCCAGATATAAAGAAAGCTTACGGTTTGAGTCAACAACTTCGAGGTGTTTACAATAACAACAACGACAAGCACGTTGCGATGACAAAACTAGCACATTGGTACAGGAATGTAGAAGAATCAGGATTTAAAAACTTTAATATATTACTCAATACGGTAACTCTTAATTATCAGTCAATTTTAAACTACTTTGATAACAGGAGTACCAATGCTTCTGCAGAATCTTTTAATGCTAAAATAAAAGCATTTAGAAGTCAGTTTAGAGGTGTAAGAAAGATAGATTTCTTTCTATTCAGATTATCTAATATTTTTGCCTAA
- a CDS encoding peroxiredoxin: MGLKAGDKIPNFTAKDTDGNYFDSFDLIGKKPLVIYFYPKDNTPGCTAQACSFRDQYEDFKDLGAEVIGISGDSVASHQKFSSQFKLPFILLSDADKKIRTLFGVPSNLFGLIPGRVTYVADKTGTIIMVFDSMKAKDHIPKALDAIKEIQL; this comes from the coding sequence ATGGGACTGAAAGCAGGGGATAAAATTCCAAATTTCACAGCAAAAGACACGGATGGGAACTATTTTGATAGTTTTGACTTAATTGGCAAAAAGCCTTTGGTTATCTATTTTTATCCAAAAGACAATACGCCGGGCTGTACAGCTCAAGCCTGCAGTTTTAGAGATCAATATGAAGATTTCAAAGATCTTGGCGCTGAGGTAATAGGAATCAGCGGTGACAGTGTGGCTTCACATCAAAAATTCAGCAGTCAGTTCAAACTGCCTTTTATTCTTTTGTCAGATGCTGACAAGAAAATTAGAACCCTTTTTGGAGTGCCTTCTAATTTGTTTGGTTTAATACCTGGCAGAGTTACTTATGTTGCTGATAAAACTGGTACAATAATTATGGTTTTTGATAGCATGAAAGCAAAAGATCATATCCCAAAAGCACTTGATGCAATCAAAGAAATACAATTATAA
- a CDS encoding 6-pyruvoyl trahydropterin synthase family protein produces MRVTISRKAHFNAAHRLYRKDWTFEQNDAVFGKCNNPNFHGHNYELIVSVTGEIDQETGYVMDVKFLTDIIKEEVENQMDHKNLNLDVPEFQDLNPTAENIVVVIWNKIRKKVKPELDLEVVLYETPRNFVTYKGE; encoded by the coding sequence ATGAGAGTAACCATATCCAGAAAAGCCCATTTTAATGCTGCTCATCGTCTGTATCGAAAAGATTGGACTTTTGAACAAAACGATGCTGTTTTTGGCAAATGCAATAATCCTAATTTTCACGGACACAACTACGAATTAATAGTGAGTGTTACCGGAGAGATTGATCAGGAAACGGGTTATGTCATGGATGTGAAATTCCTGACGGATATTATTAAGGAAGAAGTCGAGAATCAAATGGATCATAAAAATCTGAATCTGGACGTGCCCGAATTTCAAGATTTGAATCCTACTGCTGAAAATATAGTAGTAGTGATTTGGAATAAAATACGAAAAAAAGTAAAGCCGGAACTTGATTTGGAAGTGGTTCTTTATGAAACGCCCCGTAATTTTGTAACTTATAAAGGAGAATAA
- the idi gene encoding isopentenyl-diphosphate Delta-isomerase produces the protein MEEEKVILVNELDEQIGLMPKLEAHEKAILHRAFSVFILNNKNEIMLQQRAHQKYHSPLLWTNTCCSHQREGETNIQAGNRRLYEEMGFNTELKELFHFIYKAPFDNGLTEHELDHVMIGYYDGEPMINTEEVEDWKWMKIEDIQSDMLLNPEVYTVWFKIIFEEFYHFLEDHALENRN, from the coding sequence ATGGAAGAAGAAAAAGTAATATTAGTAAATGAATTGGATGAGCAGATTGGCTTAATGCCAAAATTGGAAGCGCATGAAAAAGCTATTCTGCACCGTGCTTTTTCAGTTTTTATTTTAAATAATAAAAATGAAATCATGCTGCAGCAAAGAGCTCATCAAAAGTATCATTCTCCTTTGTTGTGGACCAATACTTGCTGCAGTCATCAGCGGGAAGGTGAAACCAATATTCAGGCCGGTAACCGCAGATTGTATGAGGAAATGGGTTTTAATACCGAATTGAAAGAGCTTTTTCATTTTATCTATAAAGCACCTTTTGATAATGGCTTGACAGAACATGAACTCGATCATGTAATGATTGGTTATTATGACGGCGAACCTATGATAAATACTGAAGAAGTAGAAGACTGGAAATGGATGAAAATTGAGGATATACAAAGTGATATGCTTTTAAATCCAGAAGTTTATACAGTTTGGTTCAAAATCATTTTTGAAGAATTCTATCATTTTTTAGAAGACCATGCGTTAGAAAACAGGAACTAA